In Corynebacterium nuruki S6-4, the following proteins share a genomic window:
- a CDS encoding DUF1801 domain-containing protein, which translates to MPFPRRTSPDNFFDLLDEQQRPHLLTLREISLSYPEVTETLKWNQPAYVTGDGTAWLLQAFAKHCSLRFTPDFFGPFQAEVAAAGYGYGAGFLKIMYTDEVPEQLCRRLMAAKLADSGH; encoded by the coding sequence ATGCCGTTCCCCAGGCGCACCAGCCCCGACAACTTCTTCGACCTGCTCGACGAGCAGCAGCGGCCGCACCTGCTGACGTTGCGGGAGATCAGCCTCTCCTACCCCGAGGTCACCGAGACCCTGAAATGGAACCAGCCGGCCTACGTCACCGGGGACGGGACGGCGTGGCTGCTGCAGGCGTTCGCGAAGCACTGCTCACTGCGGTTCACCCCGGACTTCTTCGGCCCGTTCCAGGCGGAGGTCGCCGCGGCGGGCTACGGCTACGGCGCCGGATTCCTGAAGATCATGTACACCGACGAGGTCCCCGAGCAGCTGTGCCGTCGGCTCATGGCGGCGAAGCTCGCCGACAGCGGTCACTGA
- the cydC gene encoding thiol reductant ABC exporter subunit CydC, with protein sequence MTFRTLTGLRARDLVWPVLSGTVTLLAALSLTVVSAWLITRAWQMPPVMDLTVAVTAVRALGISRAVFRYIDRLASHSLALRCAAQARVTAYRALSLAPVTRTARLGRGDLTSRLTADVDAVADVIVRGIVPALVALVTAVISVGFTALLSPSAALVLTVGLLIAGVAAPWVVGRSVQTSERRRAAAVRDYATAVDRVLTDAPSLRIRGRLDGELGRAAGASRGLTDAAEAGAPADAAGAGLTVFASAATALGVLCVAVTAYPGHSPQWLGVLVLLALSAFEATSALPEAAVAVTRARGAGRRLRELVGDPDATRQLPEPPEPPAGAAAPDAPVAVPAAVPELTATHLVYGHDGPLGEVDLDLPAGVRKTVTAASGSGKTTLLLTLAGLIPPVSGAVRLDGTDIRELAAADPEQLHRTIAYLPEDAHVFLTTVRDNLAVGAPTASDGQMHAVLTAVGLDDWVDGLPDGLSTVLSGGAGSLSGGQRRRLLLARMLLTDAPVLLLDEPFEHLDEAGTTAMEQLFARPDLPGARGVRTVIVVRHPRQRGEVG encoded by the coding sequence ATGACCTTCCGTACCCTCACCGGGCTGCGCGCCCGGGACCTGGTGTGGCCGGTGCTCTCGGGCACGGTCACGCTCCTCGCCGCGCTGAGCCTCACCGTCGTCTCCGCCTGGCTGATCACCCGGGCCTGGCAGATGCCGCCGGTCATGGACCTCACCGTGGCGGTGACCGCCGTCCGGGCACTCGGCATCTCCCGGGCGGTGTTCCGCTACATCGACCGGCTGGCCTCCCATTCACTGGCGCTGCGCTGCGCCGCACAGGCCCGGGTCACCGCCTACCGGGCGCTGAGCCTCGCCCCGGTCACCCGGACCGCCCGGCTGGGCCGGGGTGACCTCACCTCGCGGCTCACCGCGGATGTGGACGCGGTGGCCGACGTCATCGTCCGGGGCATCGTGCCCGCCCTTGTCGCCCTGGTCACCGCGGTGATCTCCGTGGGGTTCACCGCACTGCTGTCGCCGTCGGCGGCGCTCGTGCTGACCGTCGGACTGCTCATCGCCGGGGTCGCGGCCCCGTGGGTGGTGGGCCGGTCGGTGCAGACCTCCGAACGCCGCCGTGCTGCGGCGGTCCGGGACTACGCGACCGCGGTCGACCGGGTGCTCACGGACGCCCCCTCGCTGCGGATCCGGGGCCGGCTCGACGGGGAGCTGGGCCGGGCCGCGGGCGCCTCCCGCGGTCTGACGGACGCCGCCGAGGCCGGTGCCCCCGCCGATGCCGCGGGCGCCGGACTGACCGTCTTCGCCTCCGCGGCGACCGCGCTCGGGGTGCTGTGCGTCGCGGTGACCGCCTACCCCGGCCACTCCCCGCAGTGGCTGGGGGTGCTGGTGCTGCTGGCGCTCTCCGCGTTCGAGGCGACCTCGGCGCTGCCGGAGGCCGCGGTGGCGGTCACCCGCGCCCGGGGTGCCGGACGCCGGCTGCGGGAACTCGTCGGTGACCCGGACGCCACCCGGCAGCTCCCGGAGCCCCCGGAGCCCCCGGCCGGGGCCGCTGCACCGGATGCACCGGTAGCTGTGCCGGCCGCCGTGCCGGAGCTGACCGCCACGCACCTGGTCTACGGCCACGACGGTCCCCTCGGCGAGGTCGACCTGGATCTGCCCGCCGGGGTGAGGAAGACGGTCACCGCCGCCTCCGGGTCCGGCAAGACCACCCTGCTGCTGACCCTCGCCGGGCTGATCCCCCCGGTCTCCGGGGCGGTCCGTCTCGACGGCACCGACATCCGGGAGCTCGCCGCGGCGGACCCGGAGCAGCTGCACCGCACCATCGCCTACCTGCCGGAGGACGCCCACGTGTTCCTCACCACCGTGCGCGACAATCTCGCGGTGGGGGCGCCGACCGCCTCCGACGGGCAGATGCACGCGGTCCTCACCGCCGTCGGGCTCGACGACTGGGTCGACGGTCTGCCCGACGGGCTGTCCACCGTGCTCAGCGGGGGCGCCGGAAGTCTGTCCGGTGGGCAGCGCCGCCGGCTGCTGCTCGCCCGGATGCTGCTGACCGACGCGCCGGTGCTGCTGCTCGACGAACCGTTCGAGCACCTCGACGAGGCCGGCACCACCGCGATGGAGCAGTTGTTCGCCCGCCCGGACCTGCCCGGGGCCCGTGGCGTCCGGACCGTGATCGTGGTGCGCCACCCGCGGCAGCGCGGTGAGGTCGGCTGA
- a CDS encoding ABC transporter ATP-binding protein/permease: MTVPGPVDARLLRLSGDARRWILLLAAVTAARTVCLVAAGVLTGTVAARVITDAADGTAIDLADETGPLVTLGILVVLRAVLAWAEKRYGRRAAGQATRDLRDRALRALAVTDPRQVDRPRWRTLLTEGIDGLGPYLTGYLPALVSTAIATPAVLVTVWWLDAGSALIALVTLPLIPLFMWLVGTLTAGLTERKLEALGTLADQLLDLITGLPTLRALGRLRSPADEIRRLSDRHRSSTLAVLRIAFLSSFVLEFLATLSIALVAVGIGFRLLDGSMTLAAGLCVLIIVPEVYNPVRQVGARFHDARDGFVAVGEILTLLNSGTTTAPDAAPDAAAPAVRPVPSLPADGVRVVFDGLSVDGRDGARPGDVTGTADPGALTVLTGANGSGKSTALLALLGIVTDGVHGTAVCLDRTGVLTGRELWDRTSYLPQRPVLDAASVGDTSGLSLGQRQRVAVADELELGRELVVLDEPTAHLDTANARLMVDRLRRCAREGATVVAASHDPLLTAAADRVIAVGTAQEVAS, encoded by the coding sequence GTGACCGTGCCCGGTCCCGTCGACGCCCGCCTGCTGCGGCTGTCCGGTGACGCACGCCGGTGGATCCTGCTGCTCGCCGCGGTGACCGCCGCCCGCACCGTCTGTCTCGTCGCCGCCGGTGTGCTCACCGGTACCGTCGCCGCCCGGGTCATCACCGACGCCGCCGACGGCACCGCCATCGACCTCGCCGACGAGACCGGCCCACTGGTCACCCTCGGCATCCTCGTCGTGCTGCGCGCCGTGCTCGCCTGGGCGGAGAAGCGCTACGGCCGGCGCGCCGCCGGTCAGGCGACCCGCGACCTGCGGGACCGCGCGCTGCGTGCCCTGGCGGTCACCGACCCCCGGCAGGTGGACCGCCCCCGGTGGCGCACCCTGCTCACCGAGGGCATCGACGGGCTGGGCCCCTATCTCACCGGTTACCTCCCCGCACTCGTCAGCACGGCGATCGCCACCCCCGCGGTCCTCGTCACCGTCTGGTGGCTGGACGCCGGGTCCGCACTCATCGCCCTGGTCACCCTCCCGCTGATCCCGCTGTTCATGTGGCTCGTCGGCACCCTGACCGCCGGACTGACCGAACGCAAGCTCGAAGCCCTCGGCACCCTCGCCGACCAGCTGCTCGACCTCATCACCGGGCTGCCGACCCTGCGTGCCCTGGGTCGGCTGCGCTCCCCCGCCGACGAGATCCGGCGGCTGTCCGACCGGCACCGCAGTTCCACCCTGGCGGTGCTGCGCATCGCGTTCCTCTCCAGTTTCGTCCTGGAGTTCCTCGCCACCCTGTCCATCGCCCTCGTCGCCGTCGGGATCGGTTTCCGGCTGCTCGACGGGTCGATGACGCTGGCGGCGGGACTGTGCGTGCTCATCATCGTCCCGGAGGTCTACAACCCGGTCCGCCAGGTCGGCGCCCGGTTCCACGACGCCCGCGACGGCTTCGTCGCCGTCGGCGAGATCCTCACCCTGCTCAACTCCGGCACCACCACCGCACCGGACGCCGCACCGGACGCCGCCGCGCCGGCCGTCCGGCCGGTACCCTCGCTGCCCGCCGACGGTGTCCGCGTCGTCTTCGACGGGCTCAGCGTCGACGGCCGGGACGGTGCCCGCCCCGGTGACGTCACCGGTACCGCCGACCCCGGCGCGCTGACCGTGCTCACCGGCGCCAACGGTTCCGGCAAGTCCACCGCCCTGCTCGCCCTGCTCGGCATCGTCACCGACGGGGTCCACGGCACCGCCGTGTGCCTCGACCGGACCGGCGTGCTCACCGGGCGGGAGCTGTGGGACCGGACGTCCTATCTGCCGCAGCGCCCGGTGCTGGACGCCGCCTCGGTCGGCGACACCTCCGGACTCTCCCTCGGCCAGCGGCAGCGTGTCGCCGTCGCCGACGAGCTGGAACTGGGCCGCGAGCTCGTCGTCCTCGATGAGCCGACCGCGCACCTGGACACCGCCAACGCGCGGCTGATGGTCGACCGGCTGCGCCGGTGTGCCCGCGAGGGCGCGACGGTCGTCGCGGCGTCCCACGATCCGCTGCTCACCGCGGCGGCCGACCGGGTCATCGCGGTCGGTACCGCGCAGGAGGTGGCGTCATGA